The following coding sequences are from one Capsicum annuum cultivar UCD-10X-F1 chromosome 3, UCD10Xv1.1, whole genome shotgun sequence window:
- the LOC107863514 gene encoding peptide methionine sulfoxide reductase A1 — protein MLLKTSLPSTVTTTATSPLISLTKPSLLPFFQNIGKKLSSSFPHTSETPSLYSSPKMSSWLSKLGLGFGARTDATPMDSSSSSSSAIPQGTDDEIPAPGQQFAQFGAGCFWGVELAFQRVSGVTKTEVGYSQGYLHNPTYEDICSGTTFHSEVVRVQYDPTECNFDTLLDVFWDRHDPTTLNRQGNDVGTQYRSGIYFYTPEQEKAALESRDRQQKILNRNIVTEILPAKKFYRAEEYHQQYLAKGGRFGFRQSSEKGCNDPIRCYG, from the exons ATGCTCCTCAAGACTAGCCTCCCTTCCACCGTAACCACCACCGCAACATCTCCACTCATTTCCTTAACCAAACCCTCTCTTCTTCCTTTCTTCCAAAACATCGGCAAAAAACTTTCTTCATCCTTTCCCCACACTTCCGAAACCCCATCTCTCTACTCTTCACCAAAGATGAGTAGTTGGCTCAGCAAATTGGGTTTGGGTTTTGGTGCTCGTACTGATGCTACACCCATGgactcctcttcttcttcttcctctgcAATTCCACAAGGAACTGATGATGAAATCCCTGCACCAGGCCAACAATTTGCTCAATTTGGAGCTGGATGTTTTTGGGGTGTTGAATTGGCTTTTCAGAGAGTGTCTGGTGTTACAAAGACTGAGGTTGGGTATTCACAAGGGTATTTGCATAATCCTACCTATGAAGATATTTGTTCTGGGACTACCTTTCATTCGGAGGTTGTTAGAGTTCAATATGATCCTACGGAGTGTAACTTTGATACCTTGCTTGATGTATTTTGGGATCGTCATGACCCCACCACCCTCAATCGACAG GGTAATGATGTTGGCACCCAATATAGGTCTGGAATTTACTTCTATACACCTGAGCAAGAGAAGGCAGCACTAGAATCGCGGGACAGACAGCAAAAGATATTGAACAGGAATATTGTTACTGAAATCTTGCCTGCTAAGAAATTTTACAGAGCTGAGGAGTATCATCAGCAGTACCTCGCAAAGGGGGGTCGCTTTGGTTTCAGACAGTCTTCTGAGAAAGGCTGCAATGATCCCATCCGATGCTATGGTTAA